The genomic DNA GGCTATTCCTTCCGGCAGCAGATGTCGGTGGCCGAGATGATCGGTGACCGTTTGCCCGCGACGCTTTTGCTGACAGGCGTAGCATTTGTCTTGTCTTTGGTGTTGGGGGTGACTGCCGGTGTCGCCGCCTCTGCCCGTCAGGGCAGCTGGGGAGATACGATCATTTCGATCTTTGCACTGCTGTTTTATGCAACCCCGCTGTTTTGGGTTGCGTTGATGGCGACTTTGGTCTTTTCCGTCTGGCTGGAATGGCTGCCGGGCTTTGGGTATTCGACCATCGGGGCAGGCTATACGGGCATGGCCCATGCGCTGGACGTGGCCAAACACCTTATACTTCCGGCCTCGACGCTAGGGTTGTTCTTTATGGCGATCTACATGCGCATGACCCGTGCATCGATGCTCGAAGTTTCACGGCTCGACTTTGTGAAAACCGCGCGCGCCAAAGGGCTGACGCGCAGCGTTATCCAGCGGCGGCATATCCTGCGCAACGCGCTTTTGCCGGTAATTACTTTGGCAGGTCTTCAGGCGGGCCAAATTTTCGGCGGTGCGATCCTGACAGAGACGGTGTTTGCCTGGCCGGGCATCGGGCGGCTGATGTTCGAAGCGATCAACCAAAGAGACTATAACGTGATCCTTGGCGTATTTTACATCTCGGCGGCGATGGTGCTGCTGTTCAACCTGATCACGGACGTTGTCTATGTCATTGTCGATCCGCGGATAAGGCTTACAACATGATGAGTTTTTGGAAACGTTTCAGCTATAATCGCGGTGCCGTGATCGGCTTGGTCATTCTGGCCTTTGTGATTGCAACAGCCATCCTGGCCCCGGTCCTTTTCCCGCAAAGCCCGTGGAAGATGGTGCAACGGCCCTTCTTGCCACCTTTCACGCAAGACGGCCTGATGCTGGGTACAGATGCGCTGGGGCGCGATGTTCTGGCGGGGTTGGCGCATGGGGCTTATGTCAGCCTTTTGGTCGGTTTGGTATCGACGATTGTCGCCCTTGCGATCGGTGTGCCGGTTGGCGCGATGGCGGGGTATTTTGCAGGGCGTACGGATGATGCGCTTATGCGCTTTACGGAGTTCTTCCAGACGATCCCCAGCTTTGCGCTGGCCATCGTTCTCTTGGCGATCTTCCAGCCCAGTCTGACATTTGTGATCATCGCGATCTCTGTCGTCTCATGGCCCCCTGTGGCACGGCTCGTCCGAGGTGAAGTTCTGTCGCTGCGCACGCGCGAATTTGTTGAGGCCGCGACCCTGTCGGGCCTTGGCAATCTGCAAATCATCACGCGTCATATTCTGCCCAACGCCCTGCCGCCGATCATCGTGTTGGCCTCGCTTATGGTGGCGCAGGCGATCTTGCTTGAAAGCTCGCTTTCCTTCCTTGGCTTGGGCGACCCCAATATCATGTCTTGGGGGTATATGATTGGTGCTGCCCGCACCGTAATCCGCACCGCGTGGTGGCTGTCGTTCCTGCCGGGGATGGCGATCTTGTTGACCGTGCTGGCGCTGAATTTGATCGGCGAGGGCCTGAATGATGCGCTCAATCCGCGTTTGATGAGGAAATCCGAATGACCTTGCTGAGTATCCGCGACCTATCCATTGCCTTGCCCGCCGGGGCGGACCGCCACTATGCGGCCAAGGATATCAACTTTGACCTCGCACCCGGCGAAATCCTCTGCATCGTGGGGGAGAGCGGTTCAGGCAAATCCATGTCCGCCAACGCGGTGATGGGGCTGCTGCCACAGGGTGTTGTGCCCGATAAAGGCAGTATCACTTTTGACGGGCAGTCGATTTTGGGCCTGTCGGAAAAAGAGATGCTCAAGCTGCGCGGCAGCCGCATTTCGATGATCTTTCAAGAACCCTTGAGCGCGTTAAACCCGCTGATGCGTGTTGGTGCACAGATCGCGGAGGTATTCGAGGCCCACGGCGCGCTTACCGGGGCCGAACGGCGTGCGCGCGCGCTAAAGCTGTTGGAAGAAGTGGGCATCCCCGATCCGCAGGCTGCGATCCGGGCCTATCCTTTCCAGCTTTCAGGTGGCCAGCGCCAGCGCGTGATGATCGCTATGGCACTGGCGCTGGAGCCGGACATCTTGATTGCGGATGAGCCGACAACCGCGCTGGATGTCACGACGCAAGCGCAGATCCTGAAGCTGATCGAAGATCTGCGCCGTGCGCGTGGCATGGCAGTTATTTTCATCACCCATGATTTTGGCGTTGTGGCCGATATCGCGGATCGGGTGATTGTGATGAAAAAGGGTGAAATTGTCGAAACCGGTACTGCGCATGACGTGTTGCTAAAACCGCAGCACCCCTACACCCGCGCATTGATCGACGCGATACCCCGACTGACCCACCCCCATGAAGTACAAGAGGCTGAACAGACGCCGATCCTGACTGTGGAGGGTTTGCAAAAAACCTTCTCGACCGGGTCGGGCACGTTTTTTGGCAAGCGCCGCGTGGTGAAGGCCGTTCAGGACGTGAACTTTGAGCTTTATGCAGGCGAAACCATTGGTATCGTGGGGGAATCCGGGTCGGGAAAATCCACAGTGGGGCGCTGTCTTGTGCGGCTGTTGGACCCTGATGGCGGGCGCGTCTTGATGAACGGTGTCGATATTGCCGGTATGTCGGGGGCGGACCTGCGCAACCAGCGGCGCAAGATGCAGATGATTTTTCAAGACCCGTATTCGTCTTTGAATCCGCGTGCGCGGGTCTCACGCATCCTGACCGAGGGGCTCATCGCCTATGGCACCTCCAAAAGCGATGCGCAGGCCAAGGCGCGGGAGCTTCTTGAAATGGTTGGGCTTGATGCCTCCGCGATGCAGCGTTTCCCGCATGAGTTTTCTGGCGGACAACGGCAAAGGATCGGGATCGCGCGCGCATTGGCATTGGAGCCGTCCATTATCATCGCGGACGAGGCGGTCTCGGCGCTTGATGTGTCGATTCAGGCCCAAGTGCTGGACCTTCTGGCAGAGCTGAAAAGCCGACTGCATCTTTCCATGCTCTTTATCACCCATGATCTTCGCGTGGCCGCGCGCATTTGTGATCGGATCATTGTGATGCAAAAAGGCAAGATTGTCGAAGCGGGGCCGGTGGGCAAAGTGTTGCATGACCCCGACACCGCCTATACCCGCAGTCTGCTGGACGCGATTCCGGGTCAGGAATATGAGCGTGCATTGGCGGCGGCAGACTAAAGCTCGCCGCCACCAACAGGTCCCACAGGACAAGCGCTATGCCGGATAATTAAAATCGCGGATAATTGTCCAACACTTTCTGTTCAACTGGCCAAGATCGGCAATTGCCGTCTCGATGTCCGTGATCGCGGCTAAGTTGATTTTATCACTCCGCCCTATCTTCAGGCCATCTTTACGGTCGGCAATACGCATCATGATCGTCCGTGCATCACCACTTTCAGGATCAAAAGCATAGATACTGTGGCTGTAGCGATTACGTAGACTTGCGTATTTCATCATCGCCTGGGTGAATTCCAGCACGCGTGCTTTCTGGGCTGCGGGCGTGTCGTCAAGCTTGGCGAGCCGTTCGACCAAATCAACCCGCGCACGGGTTGTGTTGAGCGTCAGAAAAATCACGACCGCGCGATCCTTGTCGGTCTTTGCCAGACCTGCAATGAGATGGATCAGCAGGCTTTCCGTATTGGTCCAGGCATAGTTCAGCCTGCCGGTCAAAAGCAGTAGACTGTCGAAACTGGCCGCAGGATTTTTACGATCCGCCATGCGCGCCGCGGTGCGGGTCAGGCTGTCCGCTGTGATGTTCCATAAACCAGCTTGCGGCACAGGTTCTGTTGGAAACGCCAATCTTTCTTAGCAGATTATGAATGTGAAGTTTCACTGTATGAATGGACAGATCCAGATCGGCTGCAATGTTCTTGTTCGCAGCGCCCTGTGCCACCATGTGCAATACTTCCCATTCCCGCGTGGTCAAACCGGGTTGTAATCCATCCTCTCTCGCTGCCTGAGCACAGTGATTTATCAGTGCATCGGCAATCTCGTGCGGCATAAAACTTTGTCCACACAGAAAAAGATACATGATCGATATCCAAACATCCATTGGACCATTTAGCGGCAGGAAACCAACATTATCCAATCCTGAATGTCGTTCGCGTGCTAAAAGGAACCGTGCCGCATCCTGCGGGTCCGACATCGAAAAGATGGTCCTTGCTGCACCAACCGCATCCACAAAGCGTTGCGTATCGTCCAGGGCGGATTGCATCATATCTGCTTCAAAGATCACAAGCTGCACATCGTTATGCACGCTGCGCATAACCGAGAGTTCGGCCAGCGTCGCAATGCGGAAAAAGTCGTAGTCCGTAAACTCTGCGCGGTAGACGGCCAGAGTTCGTTCCGAAAAGCTTATCGCGCTTCCGACAAAAACGATTTTAGGGCGATTATTGACAGTCGGTGAGACCGGCGGGGTATGAACTGAGTCTTGGTGTATCGTTTGGGGCATGAAAAACTCCTAAATCTACACGGCAAACCAGTAAAAATTGTAACAAAATCCGATAGGCCGGGGTTTATAAATCCTTCTCGATCTCCAAGCCTGACTGACTTTTTGGCTTAGGTAAATAAGCCGTTCGGCTAGGTTGCCTAGACCAAAGCGCTAAGCTGGTTGGCGGGTGTGTGCCGGAAAGGCAAACTATTAATAAATCATTACTTTTAATTGTTTAACTAATTTTATTTTTTAAGAAAATATTCATGACTTACCTCCGAAACACTGATTTTCCCCTTATTTTTATGGCCCGAGCCCGCCAATTCGGGAAGGGGTTTCCCCGGACCTGATCTTTTTTCCAAGGTGCCGGACGCCCGATTCGCTGCCAACATGATCTTAGAGCGCCAAGAATACTTTTGCCGATTTATGGCGTGATCCGCAGCCACAAAACGCCTGTGCCTCAGCATTTTACGGAGGCGGCATCGGACGACGGGCTGCGGATACTCTGATTGGAAGGGGGGGGGGAACTGACCAGATACCGCACAGTTTTAAGGTCTGTCCGTATCTGACTGCGACTGCGTCAGCATCGGACACGAAATCAAACAATACTGAAACATGCCATGACGGTGACCGCTTTGGAAATGACTGGCGGTGCGTTCTGGCCTCAATATGTGAGATTTAGATATGGCTAAGCGTAATAATGTTATGGGCTGGGGCGACGGCGAAAGCGGCTCTCGCCATCAGGATGACGACGAAAACGTCAACACAAATACGAATGCAAACGACAACGGAAACGTATCCGAAAACGAAAACGGAAACGACAACCAGAACACGAACCAGACCGACGCCTCTGCCGAGGGTGACGGGGTTGGGACAGGGGCAGGCACGGGAACCGGTAACGGAAACGGTACTGCTGACAGTTCCTCCTCGTCCAGCGGAACGAATACTTCCGCATCGAACACGAACAGCACCAATAGCGCCAATGCCGAAACAGGGGCGGGTGCAGAAGCGGGGTCGGATGCCGATGCGGACGCCGTGGCCAATGCCGATGTTTCGGTCGACAGTGACAACGTGAATGACAACACCAACGATACGTCCAGCACGGTTGATGTCGATGTTGATATTGACGTCGGGGTTGACCTGGAAGGCTATGAGCCGAATGACGATGACTTTGGCGACTTCGACCTCAACAACAGCTCGACCGGTGACATAGTCATGGTCAAGGGTGACATTGATTTTGATCCCGGCAATGACATCAACATGGGTGATATCCTTACCAATTCCTTGAACGGCGAAGGCAATGACGCCGGTTTTGTGAATGTTCTGACAAATGACCTGAGCGACAATGACTTTCTGGAAGAAGCGAAGGTTTCCAACAACGGTGAATTTAGCCAGTCCGGCAATGCTGAAGGCGGCAAGGCCAGTGCGGCCGAAGGGATCAAGGTTGCCAGCGATGGCGGCGAAGGCGGCGGCAATGCCGACTCTGACGGTGGCAATGCCGAGGGTGCAGATACCTATGGTGGTGAAGCCGGGGCCAAAGGGGGCGAAAGCGGAAACACGGGCGAGGCCGAAGCTGATGGTGGCAGCGGTGGCGACTCCGGTAAAGCCGAAGCCAAAGGCAACGGCGCCGACGGAGGGAAGTCTAAAGCAGAAGCTGAAGGTGACGCCGGCAATGGCGGCGACAATGACTCTGACAATGATGGTGACAGCGAAGCCAAGGCTGACACCGAAGCTGATAGTCAGGGTGGTCGCGGTGGCAATTCCGATGCCGAGAATGACACTGATGCAGAGGTAGAAGCTGAGGTCAGCTCTGACGAAGACGCCGGCGACAGTGGGAATGCTGACAGTGAGGCAGACCAGAAAACCGATGCCGAAGCCGAACTCGAAACCGAAGCCAGAGGCGGAGACGCGGGCGGTGCCGACAGCGAAACCGAAATCGACACATCGGCTGATAGCGAAAGCGAGGCCGAAGCCGATGGCGGTAGCGGTGGCGATATCGACGGCAATGTCGATGTTGAAGGCGAAGCCGAAACCGACAGCCGTGCAGATGCCGAAGGCGCCGAGAGCGGCGAGGTCGATCTGAACGCTACAGGTGAAGCGGAAGGTGATGCCGAGGCTGACGCCGAAGCTGATGGTGGCGAAACGGGCAATGCCCGCGGCACTGTTGATGC from Pseudorhodobacter turbinis includes the following:
- a CDS encoding ABC transporter permease: MMSFWKRFSYNRGAVIGLVILAFVIATAILAPVLFPQSPWKMVQRPFLPPFTQDGLMLGTDALGRDVLAGLAHGAYVSLLVGLVSTIVALAIGVPVGAMAGYFAGRTDDALMRFTEFFQTIPSFALAIVLLAIFQPSLTFVIIAISVVSWPPVARLVRGEVLSLRTREFVEAATLSGLGNLQIITRHILPNALPPIIVLASLMVAQAILLESSLSFLGLGDPNIMSWGYMIGAARTVIRTAWWLSFLPGMAILLTVLALNLIGEGLNDALNPRLMRKSE
- a CDS encoding ABC transporter permease, which codes for MIRFILGRLIKAVFILLAILVFNFLLIHAAPGDPAAVIAGEAGAADEKFLLDLRARFGLDQPLYIQLWLYIKGAVQLDLGYSFRQQMSVAEMIGDRLPATLLLTGVAFVLSLVLGVTAGVAASARQGSWGDTIISIFALLFYATPLFWVALMATLVFSVWLEWLPGFGYSTIGAGYTGMAHALDVAKHLILPASTLGLFFMAIYMRMTRASMLEVSRLDFVKTARAKGLTRSVIQRRHILRNALLPVITLAGLQAGQIFGGAILTETVFAWPGIGRLMFEAINQRDYNVILGVFYISAAMVLLFNLITDVVYVIVDPRIRLTT
- a CDS encoding helix-turn-helix transcriptional regulator, with protein sequence MPQTIHQDSVHTPPVSPTVNNRPKIVFVGSAISFSERTLAVYRAEFTDYDFFRIATLAELSVMRSVHNDVQLVIFEADMMQSALDDTQRFVDAVGAARTIFSMSDPQDAARFLLARERHSGLDNVGFLPLNGPMDVWISIMYLFLCGQSFMPHEIADALINHCAQAAREDGLQPGLTTREWEVLHMVAQGAANKNIAADLDLSIHTVKLHIHNLLRKIGVSNRTCAASWFMEHHSGQPDPHRGAHGGS
- a CDS encoding ABC transporter ATP-binding protein; protein product: MTLLSIRDLSIALPAGADRHYAAKDINFDLAPGEILCIVGESGSGKSMSANAVMGLLPQGVVPDKGSITFDGQSILGLSEKEMLKLRGSRISMIFQEPLSALNPLMRVGAQIAEVFEAHGALTGAERRARALKLLEEVGIPDPQAAIRAYPFQLSGGQRQRVMIAMALALEPDILIADEPTTALDVTTQAQILKLIEDLRRARGMAVIFITHDFGVVADIADRVIVMKKGEIVETGTAHDVLLKPQHPYTRALIDAIPRLTHPHEVQEAEQTPILTVEGLQKTFSTGSGTFFGKRRVVKAVQDVNFELYAGETIGIVGESGSGKSTVGRCLVRLLDPDGGRVLMNGVDIAGMSGADLRNQRRKMQMIFQDPYSSLNPRARVSRILTEGLIAYGTSKSDAQAKARELLEMVGLDASAMQRFPHEFSGGQRQRIGIARALALEPSIIIADEAVSALDVSIQAQVLDLLAELKSRLHLSMLFITHDLRVAARICDRIIVMQKGKIVEAGPVGKVLHDPDTAYTRSLLDAIPGQEYERALAAAD